In the Lysinibacillus sp. PLM2 genome, one interval contains:
- a CDS encoding transporter, producing MEHKDQWSSKIGFILASAGSAIGLGAIWKLPYVTGTSGGGAFILLFVLFSLLIGLPLLLSEFIIGRSTQKDAISAYKKIAPNTKWHYIGYLGVITCFILLSFYSVIGGWVIQYVFYALTGQIGRGDVNYETLFNSSVSDSLFAVGGQAIFLLITIFVVAKGVQSGIEKASKFMMPTLFGLFIILIFRSLTLDNAMEGVSFFLNPDFSKLNSESILFALGQSFFLLSVGVSVMVTYASYLKRNESIIQPAVSIVGMNLFISLFSGLAIFPAVFSLGYEPTAGPGLLFIVLPSVFEQMVFGNLFLLIFLVLFLFATLTSAFSLLEIVVAVVTKGKNTRSRNAWIIGILVFIVGIPSALSYGVMADISIFGKSIFDAADYLVSNILLPFGAFLISIFVSYKMKKKVLKSELINKSKFSLLFEVWYYLLRYIIPLVIIIVFLDVIDII from the coding sequence TTGGAACATAAAGATCAGTGGTCTTCGAAGATCGGCTTTATTTTAGCATCTGCTGGTTCTGCTATTGGGCTTGGTGCTATTTGGAAATTGCCCTATGTCACTGGGACAAGCGGTGGGGGCGCATTTATTTTATTATTTGTTTTGTTCTCCCTTTTAATTGGGTTACCTTTGTTACTTTCAGAGTTTATTATTGGAAGAAGCACACAAAAGGATGCCATTTCTGCCTATAAAAAAATCGCACCAAACACTAAGTGGCACTACATTGGTTATTTAGGGGTTATTACCTGCTTTATTTTACTATCTTTTTATAGTGTTATTGGTGGATGGGTTATACAGTATGTATTTTATGCTTTAACTGGTCAGATTGGTCGTGGAGACGTTAATTATGAAACACTTTTCAATAGCTCAGTATCTGATTCTTTATTTGCTGTTGGTGGACAAGCTATTTTCCTTTTGATCACAATATTTGTTGTAGCAAAAGGTGTTCAATCAGGGATTGAAAAAGCAAGTAAATTTATGATGCCAACTCTATTTGGTCTATTTATCATTTTAATATTCCGTTCTTTAACCCTTGATAATGCTATGGAAGGCGTAAGTTTCTTCCTAAATCCCGATTTCTCAAAACTAAATTCCGAAAGTATTTTATTTGCCCTTGGGCAATCCTTCTTCCTATTGAGTGTTGGGGTTTCTGTTATGGTGACCTACGCTTCTTATTTAAAAAGAAATGAAAGTATCATCCAGCCAGCTGTATCGATCGTTGGGATGAATTTATTTATTTCCCTTTTCTCAGGTCTTGCCATATTCCCAGCTGTATTTTCTTTAGGCTATGAACCAACAGCTGGCCCAGGCTTATTATTTATTGTTTTACCATCTGTTTTTGAACAAATGGTATTCGGCAATTTATTTTTATTAATTTTCTTAGTTCTCTTTTTATTTGCAACCCTTACTTCTGCTTTTTCATTATTAGAGATTGTTGTTGCTGTTGTGACAAAAGGGAAAAATACGAGAAGTCGAAATGCATGGATCATTGGAATACTTGTCTTTATCGTCGGAATTCCCTCTGCATTATCCTATGGAGTAATGGCAGATATCTCGATTTTTGGAAAAAGTATTTTTGATGCGGCAGATTATTTAGTAAGTAATATCTTATTACCATTTGGTGCTTTCTTAATTTCTATATTTGTATCTTATAAAATGAAAAAGAAAGTCTTGAAAAGCGAATTGATAAACAAATCAAAGTTTAGTTTGCTTTTTGAAGTTTGGTACTATTTGCTACGCTATATTATCCCACTCGTAATTATCATTGTTTTTTTGGATGTTATAGATATTATTTAA
- a CDS encoding serine acetyltransferase: MKLNDWLNNEILNVAKSLEDVHKTYFSIDKSIGFEGQETIYKILQNFRSALFPCVCDKHVDPETRVNVNIGNKLRTSALDLRDLIEKVLINNNNIKENEASSRADEIVIDLINQFPKIRQVLQTDIEAAYNGDPATTSTEEILFSYPSILAISIHRIANVLYNSNVPIIPRIMSEYGHQLTGIDIHPGASIGEYFFIDHGTGVVIGETCTIGKNVKIYQGVTLGAKSFPLDEDGNPIKGIKRHPDIEDNVVIYAGATILGGDTKIGHDSVIGGNIWLTQSVPPYSRVYQSQPSPKIKNDQ; this comes from the coding sequence ATGAAATTAAATGATTGGTTAAATAATGAAATACTTAATGTTGCAAAATCACTTGAAGATGTGCATAAAACGTATTTTTCTATTGATAAGTCGATAGGGTTTGAAGGGCAAGAAACGATTTATAAAATATTACAAAATTTCCGTTCTGCACTTTTCCCATGCGTATGTGATAAACACGTTGATCCTGAAACAAGAGTCAATGTAAATATAGGAAATAAATTGAGAACTTCTGCTTTAGATTTAAGAGACTTAATAGAAAAAGTTCTTATAAATAATAATAATATAAAAGAAAACGAGGCTAGTTCTCGTGCTGACGAGATTGTCATTGATCTGATTAATCAATTCCCGAAAATCCGCCAGGTGTTACAAACGGATATCGAAGCAGCCTATAATGGGGATCCTGCAACAACATCAACTGAAGAAATATTATTTAGTTATCCATCAATATTAGCAATAAGCATACATAGAATTGCAAATGTGCTGTACAATTCTAATGTGCCTATTATTCCTAGGATCATGTCTGAATATGGTCACCAGTTAACGGGAATCGATATCCACCCTGGCGCCTCAATAGGGGAATACTTCTTTATTGACCATGGAACAGGTGTCGTTATAGGTGAAACATGTACTATTGGAAAGAATGTGAAGATTTATCAAGGTGTTACGTTAGGGGCAAAAAGCTTCCCGCTTGATGAAGATGGAAATCCAATTAAAGGGATTAAACGTCATCCTGACATAGAAGATAATGTCGTAATCTATGCAGGGGCAACGATCCTTGGTGGAGATACAAAAATTGGGCACGATTCAGTCATAGGTGGTAACATTTGGTTGACTCAATCAGTACCTCCTTATTCGAGAGTATATCAAAGCCAACCATCACCAAAAATTAAAAACGATCAATAA
- a CDS encoding DUF421 domain-containing protein — translation MFMEHIGQTVLELVIGFIALLIATKILGKTQISQLTPFDFISAIVLGELLGNSVYDQEIYIWDIIIALSIWTLLIFIVERLTQKFRGVRSTFEGNPSIIIRKGHIDRDELKSNHLDINQLQQMLRQQKDIFSIREVEYLILEPNGLISVIRKPKYSSPTIDDLKLKQKAVYLPITLISDGIMDQDNLKQAGFDENWLHNQLEKKKISKVEDVLYAEWSEDEGFFCLKMDDA, via the coding sequence ATGTTCATGGAACATATTGGGCAAACAGTTTTAGAGCTTGTTATCGGTTTTATTGCATTACTCATAGCAACTAAAATATTAGGAAAAACGCAAATTTCTCAGCTTACACCATTTGATTTTATTTCGGCAATCGTGCTCGGTGAGTTATTAGGAAACAGCGTTTACGATCAGGAAATATATATATGGGATATAATAATAGCACTATCCATATGGACTTTATTGATTTTTATAGTGGAAAGGTTAACTCAAAAATTTAGAGGAGTTCGAAGTACTTTTGAAGGTAACCCATCAATTATAATACGAAAAGGTCACATCGATCGGGATGAATTGAAATCAAACCACTTGGATATTAACCAATTACAGCAAATGTTACGACAACAAAAGGATATTTTCTCAATCCGTGAAGTGGAATATTTAATATTGGAACCAAATGGACTCATTAGCGTGATTAGAAAACCGAAATATTCGTCTCCTACAATCGATGACTTAAAATTGAAACAAAAAGCGGTCTACCTCCCTATTACACTAATAAGTGATGGGATTATGGATCAGGATAATTTAAAACAAGCCGGGTTTGATGAAAACTGGCTACATAATCAACTTGAAAAAAAGAAAATCTCCAAAGTTGAGGATGTTTTATACGCAGAGTGGTCAGAGGATGAGGGATTTTTCTGTCTAAAAATGGATGATGCCTAA
- a CDS encoding L-lactate permease, translated as MYFIIALLPLLAVFLFLFFLKQTTLRAGVFSFLFTVVITWLVPNFHLTSDQIMLSSIKGVLISFIAAYILFFGIFLFHLMNNIGAIQSIATSISHATNDRILQVLTLVVGLSPLLESTSGFGIAFMMVTPIFMALGFGPMKSVLLGLISLLAVPWGALATGTVIGAELISVPLQAFGLGSALLSIPVFIYFIVVAVFIAGGKIAIKTKWKEILLFSFSFSICITFFNALVSVELAGVLSSFITTGLGFVLMKGTFKKSADTSNNGTALPLIKAISPYIILTAFIFITRLWTPVKDFFMSFGVIRFPSLSFTMALFYSPGFWLLITSMITITLFKISKQIVIESMKKTIVQWVPFMISTTAFIGISEMMSEAGMTGILANVTGTAFSTAFFFISPFIGGIGGFLTSSSTGSNAMFIKLQTETAIRVGIPPEIISYGQNVGASHATMASPARVALGVSICGIPSEEHLLLRKIVLIVAGALLIVAFTMLGWIIVS; from the coding sequence ATGTACTTTATCATAGCATTACTGCCTCTTTTAGCAGTTTTTTTATTTTTATTTTTTCTGAAGCAAACGACCTTACGAGCAGGGGTTTTTTCCTTTTTATTTACTGTGGTTATCACTTGGCTCGTTCCCAATTTTCACTTAACATCTGATCAAATTATGCTTTCTTCTATAAAAGGTGTTCTTATTTCATTCATTGCAGCCTATATACTGTTTTTTGGCATTTTTTTATTTCATCTAATGAACAATATCGGAGCAATCCAATCGATCGCAACTTCTATTTCACATGCAACAAACGATCGAATTCTTCAAGTCCTCACATTAGTAGTCGGATTGTCTCCATTACTAGAATCAACAAGTGGGTTTGGGATTGCTTTTATGATGGTTACACCGATTTTTATGGCTTTAGGGTTTGGTCCTATGAAGTCAGTTTTATTAGGACTTATCAGCTTACTTGCTGTTCCTTGGGGGGCACTTGCAACAGGTACTGTAATTGGAGCAGAACTAATCAGTGTTCCACTACAAGCATTTGGGCTAGGCTCGGCGCTATTAAGCATACCTGTTTTTATATACTTTATCGTTGTTGCTGTTTTTATTGCCGGAGGAAAAATAGCAATAAAAACAAAATGGAAAGAAATACTTCTATTTTCTTTCTCTTTCTCCATTTGTATTACTTTTTTTAATGCTCTTGTGAGTGTTGAATTAGCGGGTGTATTAAGTTCATTTATTACTACAGGTTTGGGCTTTGTATTGATGAAAGGAACTTTTAAAAAATCTGCCGATACGAGTAATAATGGCACTGCTCTTCCTTTAATAAAAGCCATTAGCCCTTATATCATCTTAACGGCTTTTATTTTCATTACAAGATTATGGACGCCTGTAAAGGATTTTTTCATGTCCTTTGGTGTTATTCGTTTTCCATCTCTTTCCTTTACAATGGCTCTCTTCTATTCCCCTGGGTTTTGGCTATTGATTACAAGCATGATCACTATCACTTTGTTTAAGATATCAAAACAAATCGTAATTGAATCGATGAAGAAAACGATTGTTCAATGGGTGCCCTTTATGATTTCTACAACCGCATTTATTGGAATCTCTGAAATGATGAGCGAGGCAGGAATGACAGGCATTCTAGCTAATGTAACAGGCACCGCTTTCAGCACAGCCTTTTTCTTTATTTCACCTTTTATAGGTGGAATTGGGGGCTTTTTGACGAGTAGTAGCACTGGCTCAAATGCGATGTTTATAAAGTTGCAAACAGAAACGGCAATTCGCGTCGGAATACCTCCAGAAATTATTTCTTACGGCCAAAATGTTGGTGCCTCCCACGCCACAATGGCAAGTCCAGCTCGTGTTGCGCTAGGTGTTTCGATATGCGGAATTCCTTCGGAGGAACATCTACTTTTAAGAAAAATTGTACTAATAGTTGCTGGCGCCCTTTTAATTGTTGCCTTTACGATGCTTGGGTGGATCATTGTTAGTTAA
- a CDS encoding MerR family transcriptional regulator — MKFGENIKKERKRQGLTLEELAARSSVSKSMLSMIERGEKNPTIQVASQIAEGLDVTISYLLGENQQREVVVIRSGKQLVYKDETTGIERHLLSPSFPTKGIEFILNVIPPMQETGVFPAHKNGVKEYIYVAEGRIKIELGHLPESYDLEAGDSIYFEADVTHRFINPSHQECRYYLIIDSSQLT, encoded by the coding sequence ATGAAATTTGGTGAAAATATAAAAAAAGAGAGAAAGAGACAGGGGCTTACATTAGAAGAATTGGCCGCACGATCAAGCGTTAGTAAATCAATGCTATCAATGATTGAAAGAGGAGAGAAAAACCCTACAATACAAGTGGCATCACAAATTGCTGAAGGTCTTGATGTTACTATATCGTACCTTTTAGGAGAAAATCAGCAGAGAGAAGTCGTAGTAATACGATCTGGTAAGCAGCTAGTTTATAAAGATGAAACGACAGGGATTGAACGTCATTTATTATCCCCATCCTTTCCTACAAAAGGAATTGAGTTTATTTTAAATGTAATACCACCTATGCAAGAAACAGGCGTGTTCCCGGCCCATAAAAACGGTGTAAAAGAATATATATACGTTGCCGAAGGAAGGATTAAAATCGAATTAGGTCATCTGCCTGAAAGCTATGATTTAGAAGCGGGGGATTCCATCTACTTCGAAGCGGATGTTACTCACCGATTTATTAATCCATCTCATCAGGAATGTCGTTATTATTTGATAATAGATTCGAGCCAGTTAACGTGA
- the gph gene encoding phosphoglycolate phosphatase, protein MKYIVFDFDGTLADSRNVFIQAWNVYASVYHYDPITQAEVDATKHLSLHQRAKKFHFPMHKLPIIMPKVYRYFKEHIKEVKLYPGIKVMLQSLAQEGYEIFILSSNEKENIKLLLQQEQIDSVKDILTSSKIFGKDSVLKRLVKQYQLKASELLYVGDELRDIQACNKVNVPFMWVSWGIDGFDLIKKENPEFVVHTPEEIVRKLITVPLHK, encoded by the coding sequence ATGAAATATATTGTATTTGATTTTGATGGGACACTTGCTGATTCACGGAATGTATTTATTCAAGCGTGGAATGTCTATGCTTCCGTATATCATTATGATCCCATCACTCAAGCAGAAGTTGATGCGACAAAACATTTATCCCTTCACCAAAGAGCGAAGAAATTTCATTTTCCTATGCATAAGCTTCCTATTATCATGCCAAAGGTATACCGTTACTTTAAAGAACATATTAAAGAAGTAAAGTTATATCCTGGTATAAAAGTAATGCTCCAAAGTCTTGCTCAAGAGGGATATGAAATATTTATCCTTTCCTCTAATGAAAAGGAAAATATAAAATTACTTCTTCAACAAGAACAGATTGATTCGGTTAAAGATATATTGACTTCAAGCAAAATATTTGGGAAAGATTCAGTTCTAAAAAGGTTAGTGAAACAATATCAATTGAAGGCAAGTGAGCTATTGTATGTGGGAGACGAATTAAGAGATATTCAAGCATGCAATAAAGTCAATGTACCCTTTATGTGGGTAAGCTGGGGTATTGACGGTTTTGACCTTATTAAAAAGGAAAATCCTGAATTTGTTGTACATACACCTGAGGAGATTGTTCGTAAGCTGATTACCGTACCTCTACATAAATAA
- a CDS encoding helix-turn-helix transcriptional regulator yields MKSRLKELRARDGLNQTQLAKLAKVSRQTISLIEREEFIPSLLIAVRISRIFNEPVEKVFMFNEEEL; encoded by the coding sequence ATGAAAAGTCGTCTAAAAGAACTTCGAGCGCGGGATGGGTTAAATCAAACCCAGTTGGCAAAGCTTGCAAAAGTCTCAAGACAAACAATTAGTTTAATCGAACGTGAAGAGTTTATTCCGTCGTTATTGATTGCCGTTCGTATTTCACGAATATTCAATGAGCCGGTAGAGAAAGTGTTTATGTTTAATGAGGAGGAATTATAG
- a CDS encoding FMN reductase — protein sequence MKIIGVSGSLAGYKTFTIVNKVLKAAKAVDSTIEIELIDLKDYDIEFVKGTPLSFYNDDTVEVVNKILSADCLLIGTPIYQASITGALKNLLDHLPVDGLMDKTVGMIAHGETDKHFLVMEYHLRSILIFLKAVVPVSNLFVRNNYFDEENEIHDVNLNHRISKLAAEIINIQKLMKRKGE from the coding sequence ATGAAGATTATTGGTGTTTCAGGATCATTAGCTGGATACAAAACATTTACAATAGTGAATAAAGTATTGAAGGCTGCAAAAGCTGTTGATTCCACGATTGAAATTGAACTAATTGATTTAAAGGATTATGATATAGAGTTTGTAAAAGGAACACCATTAAGCTTTTATAATGATGATACGGTCGAAGTAGTAAATAAAATACTATCAGCAGATTGTCTCCTTATAGGAACACCGATATACCAAGCATCAATTACCGGGGCATTAAAAAACCTATTAGATCATTTACCAGTGGATGGATTGATGGATAAAACAGTTGGAATGATTGCCCATGGTGAGACAGATAAACACTTTCTTGTCATGGAATATCATTTACGATCCATTCTTATTTTTTTAAAGGCTGTAGTCCCAGTTAGCAATCTTTTTGTCCGAAATAATTACTTTGATGAAGAGAATGAAATCCACGATGTAAATTTGAATCATCGAATAAGTAAGCTAGCTGCAGAAATTATTAATATCCAAAAATTAATGAAACGAAAAGGTGAATAA